Genomic window (Ananas comosus cultivar F153 linkage group 1, ASM154086v1, whole genome shotgun sequence):
GAAAGCATTGTAAAGTTTTGATATATAGTCATGAGGCTCAATCTGCAGATTAAAATAACCAGCTAAGAATGGTAACTGCAATATTCGAACGACTATACTGATCGTTAAGCTCAATCTCTAAAGAAAGCAATATTAGAAGGACAGGGCAAAAGTATGTTATAATATCACGCAGTTTGCAAAATTAAAAGTATGAAAAGTTTCGAGAACTAATATATTACAAGAAAATGGGTACATGCAACTACAGtgcaaaacaaataaaacaaattatgtTAAAGATAAGATTACAAATTTGATATGAAAAGTTTAATGCCAACAAAAACCAACTACATGAGAAATTgcacaaaaaaaattctatcacCAAGAGATGGAATAAAATTAGGAAGCTTGGTAAAGAACAGAAATGTGAGACGGCCGCTAAGTTATAATTATTAGATGTAACTGATGGGGAGTGATTCATGATCAGAAGAGAAGAGGCAAGGGGGGAACAGAAGAGATtttagggttttctttttttttgatgcCAGGGGGAATGGGAAGGGTCGAGGGAAGCAGAGCATTAAGGGATTAGTTGGACACTATATGGCACAGAGGAACCCCTCAGCTTGCTTTTTATAATTGTAGATATAGAACATAGAATAACTGCAATTCTGTTTGCAACTTTAATCATTTGCAACTTTAATCACTAATTATTCCTTCTAGGTTTTTTTGGTTGAACAACAATTAGACATATAATAGTAAGTAAAATCCTTTCGAATTTAGGAACAATGATCCTGAAAAGACATAATATAAAGAGACTTGGCCTAGAAGTGTACCTGTGTCACATAAGGGTTGAATTCTAGTCCTAAAGATTTGACAAACTCTGCTGCGATATTTGGCCAGTTGATATCAGAATATGCAGTCTTATGAGCATTGTAGTTTCCAACAGCACCTGAAAACTTCCCATATATCTTTACTTCTCTAAAATTCTTCCCTTGGTCATTGAATCTGAAAGCAAAGTTCGCCATTTCCTTTCCCAAAGTAGTAGGTGAAGCTGGCTATAGTgaagcaagaaaaaagaaaaaagaaatgaattaggGCTGATAGTTAACAAAGTTACATATTCCAATCTTCAATCCGGTGCAGCTTGGATGTTTTTGTCCCTCCAGAAAAACAAATTTGGCATGCAAAATTAAAGGCAAGTTCATTTGAAAGGTCTCCAAAAGTTCTACACAAAATATAACACTTGTAAACATGGTTTAGGAacaaaaagtaatatatatgtGAAATAAGCTcatttatctatataaaatgGAATTACCTGCCCATGAGTTCGAGACAACATAGGAATATGAGCATATCCCTTCGCCATAGTGCATACTGCTTTGCACAATTCAATCATAACAGGGAAGATAACATTGTTGAGTCCTTCTTTCAGCATCAATGCATGGGCCAAATTGTTAATATCCTCCGAAGTACAAGCAAAATGAAAAAATTCAAGCAcctaaaaaaaggataaaagcaTCATTAGAAAACGACAGCTTCATTCCAAACTCAAGTAACTTATCATAAGGAAGGTCAGGAATTAACCTTTGCAATCTCGGGACAGGATTTGCATTTCTGTTTCAAGAAGTACTCGACTGCCTTTACATCATGATTAGTaactttctcaatttttttcacttctaATGCATCTTTTATACCAAAATCATGAACAATTCTCTCCAAGAAAGACTCTGCATCCTTGCTAAAAGTCGGGACCTCCTTGATTTCAGGTACCTGAGAAAGTTTCAACAACCATTTCACCTGCAGGGAAATCCAACATCAACATTAAAAATACAAGTGCCATAACCGTTAAGAGGGAGCATTATATCGCCTGTTCTTAGGAATCCTATAtattcttcttcattttctatCCTAACAGGAATAAAATAAACCATCTGTAACATAGGCTTCAGGAATTAAATTTCTACGGGACATAATATTGTATTTCCTTAAGAGGATAAATCACTTTATCTTTTTGTAATAGACTACTTTTTAATGAAAAGTTTAGAACCAAACCAATATTACTCTTTTCCATTATTTGTATTTCCTCTGTATGCATAAACTTCAAAGTTTCAGAAACAGCAACTTAGGACAAAAGGCGGACTCAAGAAAAGCCATACAGGAAAGATGAGTTCATCATCAAATTATCAATCCAACAtgctgaaaaagaaaatatttttcacataTCAAGAGATTGCAACTAGCCTATACAGTGTCTCtcattgttttatatttttgcacAAGAGAATATAGTAAAATGCATATTCTGAATTGTACGATCTGTGTAATTAGTAAATTGACATCCATTATACTCGCACCCACATAAAGCAACATTCCTAACAACAGCTACTCTCGAGCAGAACCCCACCTTATTCCCTACATTTAAAATCCTATAAAACTGCAACAAGAACCACAACAATTATACTTTCCATATTATCCGATAATAACCATTATGCTTACTAATCAACTTACGGTGTAAACCGTTTGCAGCTTAACTTATTTCTAAAGTACATATATCCAAAAGTCAAATTTTTGAGCAAAAGGTAGCCCTGAGGCCACAAACGCTTGCTAAAGCAACTAACAAGATATGAGAAATTAGAGCACCTTCCTCAATGAGATaacatttttttatagttataaaCCGACCAGCTCTAGTGCCATTATAGTTGAATTAagcaacaataaaagaaaaacaagaatGGAAATTTACTATTATCACCCACCTCAACTAAAACTCTGTAACGAATTAGACCATACTCGCTGAAGAACGGGGACAAATCCTTAACCTTCTGAACATACCGACCATCTAATGGTGACAGAGCCATCAAGGCAAAGGATTCCAAGTCTGCAACCTCCTCCATAAGGACTTTATCCACCTAAAGGAAACACAAAATCTCCCATTAGtaatcttataataataataactctaACGACTTATTTGGTGCAACTTATTCCTTCTTCTGATTTTTGAAGTTCAAATTCTATACAATTGAAGTGCCAACAAATGAATTCTTTATAGTTCTCTAATTATGGGTTAGTTCTAAAACCTCATCTTTTTAGACGAAGAACAAAGAAATCAATCAGTCGTACAAAGAAATAATCAAATTCATATCCCCATAATGCATAGATCGCAAACAATTCATCATGCGCCGGCATATCCAATTGCATAAACCTTGAAGTAATAAAAACGAGAAAAATGTAAGCAACGCCAAACGAGAACTCATGGAAATTAATCCATTTGCAAGGCCTAGTGGAGATTAAAGTGCAAAACATAACCATTTTCATACTCTGTGttgtatcaaaaaaaaaaaaaaaaactgtaaataCTGGTTTCTCACAGCTTAAACATTTAGAGAATAATCATTTAATtccattccatgttttagacccATCAAAAAATCTCAAGCTTGAGGTGCGGAAaattgttgaatatatatagttaatatcACTAGATAACTTGCTCCGGCATCCGAACATagtttaaaacaaaaagaaaataataataataataatacaaaatatcaaaaaagcACAAAGGAGGGAAGTTCAAAAGCGTTGCGAGTCGTGTCAAAGCATAAAAGCAGGTGCGTCTGGACACCGCAATCATTATAAAACTAGGCGGCCTAGATAATGAATACCATGTAAAAGCTACCTCCATAACATGTCGCATGGCAGATGATCTGCAAACTAAATTTCCGGGCGAAATCGGCGGGTGAGCGGAACGAGAGCCGGCGGGATTCGCTCTGAGGAAGATATGGGCTGGTCTCGATCTCGAATGGGCCGaagcagcggaggaggaggaggaagaggagggcgGCAGAAGGGATGGTCGTAGCCCTCTCGAAGATGCGACGGCGGCGTCCATGACAGAGATGGAATTGGCAGTCTGCGAACGaagatagaaagagagagggtggggtggtggattagggtttggattagactGTCACTGAAGTTGcacctttcctctctctctctctctctctctgactgtctttctttctctctattgAGAAGAAAACGATAGTTCAGCAGGAGCGGGGGCGGGCGGCGGACAAAGCAGACTGAAAGGGGGCAGGAGCGGGGTTGGCTGGATACGGGTTGAACCGGTTAAACCGATTCGGGACAGAATTTTGTAAGTtataaggccctgtttggatgcatagttaaaaaacactataaaatttttattctatggttttggtctaaatgaaatacggaattctgtaactacaaaaaaattccacagcttcatttttaagctgtttggatacatatcatacaattccacagtatttataacaattaaatttctaaaattttataattcaaaattcaaaactcaaaatNCTTTATATGATTAgttaaatgtgaatttgagccttatcagtttttcttttattatttgttatccttcataatatttcaaatattttttatgtttctttttaatgtttttatttttttgctaaacTTATAGTTTGTAGATTTTTACTAAAGCATTCttacccgccgcatcgcgcgggtccctacactagtatatatatatatatatagagagagagagaagaaaaatttagaaaaagatagaaaaaatttgagagaaaatgaaaaagaaaaattaaaatagaaatgagaaaaaaaagagagattaatTTTAATCgtctatcaaaattgatgaatgatTAGAATCTTAAAAGCACAATgactattatacttttaataaCACAAAAACCCTACTCTCCCTTTACCAAaagatatttctaaaaatttaaaaaatttgccaacttgaaaataaatctaaatttggacTTAAATATAATATGGCCAGTTACACCTTTTCATCCTAAGGTTCAccaatctttttaaattttttaatatttaaaaaataagtattgaTTCTTAAATAAAggaatgtaaaatttacacttcTGAGGGGTCCAATTAGCGCTACACTATTTTGCTCTTTACTAATATTAgctatttattaaattttaaaaaataaaaattttgagttgtACCTGCATATCGTATCAATATCTTATTGACATAATACCACACCGGTACGAATTAAATCCTTAGTTCCCACCATTTACCCTCTCTTTCATTCTGATCTCCAACCTTTAAATTTTCACAATCACATCCCTaatttttactcattttaattaaatttcacgGTTAAAATTATCATGCACTTTAACAGAAAAATACAAAGCACCAACCAATAATTGCTATGTCGATACCAAATTTTGTCACAAACAATTTCttttaagggcttgtttggttcatccattttgggtatagAATAAAAAtcagtttgatcaaatccgattAATTTTACTTGGTTCGCAATTTCGCATGAATCAGTTTGGAATTTCTATTctggactggaatgggaatgacccattagccttcaactttaTTCTGATTTTCTAACCCAGATTGatatttcattccggaagcccactaagttctcgaagcccatgtgaccatctcacgcTCGTTCTCTTCactcctttctcatcaaaaaaaaaaaaatctatcatgTCTCAAAACCATATCCNATATCTTTCggagcccaaaatggtggaatttttttcctttggttaaagtggattgtaagtttactccattttttggagtatagtataactatactccaaaaattacgtcatttttttttcttccaaacgcttcataggattattttcctaccagcgtagcatagtttaactatgctacgtttttagaggtatccaaacggggcctaaatgTATGTATATCTATAATCTCCTATAAACTATTATTAATTCCCGTAATTTTAagccacgtggcaagttttgCTTAACTTTTGCCTATGCTTTTGCCTGTGGGTCCCACTGTGAGTATATTATTCCTCTGCTTTAGTTAAATCGGCCCATCTCTCTCTTTGCCTTaaactggtttttttttttgaccgcTCCTCTCCTTCGTGGGTTTGCTTCGTTATCTCGGCGTCTCCTCTTCCGCCTCTTCGTTAGCCCTCTCTATTAAGAGGATTTTGACTCTTCGTTGCCGTCTCTTCGTTTCGCGTAAACGCACCTCGCCTATCCCGTCAAACGCCTCGGCCATACCATCAGACGCGTTTTTATggaatttgtgaaaaaaaaatggcaacaaTTACCTCTTTAAGTTCTTCTTAAAGCTAGTGCTTCTTAAGCCGTTGGAAAaataagcttttatttttgtttacgaATATAAAAATACATCCAATAATTGGCAACtacgtaaaatcataaaaattttataaaaattgctTCTAAGAAGATCATTTTGCATTTTGTTTTATTCAAGGTATTctgttatgtttttttttaaaaaaaaat
Coding sequences:
- the LOC109719709 gene encoding uncharacterized protein LOC109719709 isoform X1 is translated as MDAAVASSRGLRPSLLPPSSSSSSSAASAHSRSRPAHIFLRANPAGSRSAHPPISPGNLVCRSSAMRHVMEVDKVLMEEVADLESFALMALSPLDGRYVQKVKDLSPFFSEYGLIRYRVLVEVKWLLKLSQVPEIKEVPTFSKDAESFLERIVHDFGIKDALEVKKIEKVTNHDVKAVEYFLKQKCKSCPEIAKVLEFFHFACTSEDINNLAHALMLKEGLNNVIFPVMIELCKAVCTMAKGYAHIPMLSRTHGQPASPTTLGKEMANFAFRFNDQGKNFREVKIYGKFSGAVGNYNAHKTAYSDINWPNIAAEFVKSLGLEFNPYVTQIEPHDYISKLYNAFVQFNNILIDFDRDIWSYISLGYFKQVTKAGEIGSSTMPHKVNPIDFENSEGNLCMANANLSALSMKLPISRMQRDLTDSTVLRNLGIGLGYSLVAYKSALQGIKKLQVNEGRLYEDLDETWEVLAEPIQTVMRRYNVPEPYEKLKELTRGRTVTKESIRRFIEDLDLPEEPRSVLLNLTPHSYIGEAENLAKSIDSVVDFASGFKI
- the LOC109719709 gene encoding uncharacterized protein LOC109719709 isoform X2 gives rise to the protein MDAAVASSRGLRPSLLPPSSSSSSSAASAHSRSRPAHIFLRANPAGSRSAHPPISPGNLVCRSSAMRHVMEVDKVLMEEVADLESFALMALSPLDGRYVQKVKDLSPFFSEYGLIRYRVLVEVKWLLKLSQVPEIKEVPTFSKDAESFLERIVHDFGIKDALEVKKIEKVTNHDVKAVEYFLKQKCKSCPEIAKVLEFFHFACTSEDINNLAHALMLKEGLNNVIFPVMIELCKAVCTMAKGYAHIPMLSRTHGQPASPTTLGKEMANFAFRFNDQGKNFREVKIYGKFSGAVGNYNAHKTAYSDINWPNIAAEFVKSLGLEFNPYVTQVTKAGEIGSSTMPHKVNPIDFENSEGNLCMANANLSALSMKLPISRMQRDLTDSTVLRNLGIGLGYSLVAYKSALQGIKKLQVNEGRLYEDLDETWEVLAEPIQTVMRRYNVPEPYEKLKELTRGRTVTKESIRRFIEDLDLPEEPRSVLLNLTPHSYIGEAENLAKSIDSVVDFASGFKI